The genomic window TCATCTTTTCACTGATTATATCCAGCCGGTCCGTAATGCGTTTCATCCAGGAAAGGAATTCCATTCTGTCCACTGAGTCTAAATTCATTGTTTTCAGGTTTTGGGTTAGAGTACAAAGCTCGTTTCCCTGTACCTCGACTCCTACCCAGCTTCACCCATTGACTTTTCAACTTTTTTAATCCGACTAAAAGAGCTGCCAACACCTGAAAAATGGCGTTTGCAGCACAATGAAGAAAAATTATCCAATTACATCCACAGGCCTAAAGCCAATGGGCAGTCATGGGTATAGCAATGGCATAAAAAATGGCGTGAAAACGGATATATTTAAACCGCAAAGAATTAAGAGAAATATGGATCAAAAAATATGACAATAGGAAAATCCCTGCTATTGATCAATAGCAGGGATTTAAAGAGTTAATACAATTCTTATAAATGTTCAGAAATATAGGAATCCAGATCTGCTTTCAACCGGTCAAGGTAGGTAGGACCACTACGGTATTTCATACGATGGAAAGCATGGTGAATATCGCCAAACTGTACATCGAACATACGTTGGAATAAAGTAGCAATCTGCCGGATACCTAATTTTCCATGGCCCACTGATCTCGAAATATGAAGGGCATAGATCAACTCAATGAGTGCATTTTTAGATTCTGTCCATTGGATTTTATTATTGTTGGGATTTCTAATACTTGTTGCTTCAGTACTATTGCGAAAAGTTTCAATTCGATAATAAAGATATTCGTACAACAGGTCAAATGCCAAGATACGGGCCACTTCATAATCATAGTATGTAGAGAAGTGGATGTCAATTTCAAATACCCTGTTACTCAGTCCTTGTTCCCAGTCTATTTGACCTCTCATAAAGTAAATCGTATCCTTATTTCTACGACCGGATCGATAGTACCTGTAAAATTCGGAATCTGACAGTGCGCCCATATAGTTATTTTCTGCTTTTGTCAATTTTTCCTTAAAGTACTTTCTTGATACACTACCTAGTTCAGAAGGACGACCGGTTTCGATCCTGAATAATTTGTTGTAAAATAAAAGCTTGCTGCAGACAGAAGGTTTTATTTCTCTAAAAAATTCAATTTCATCATGGTCATTCTCAAATCCGTTTTTTTGAACATCGGCTTTTAAAAGCTGCAGCTGCTCATTTAAAAGAATGACCATGTTACGGGAATCTTCGACAACGGTTTCAACGCTCAGAGAAAGCTTCTCCTCCGCTTCTTTGATCTTAGTGCGGATAGTTCGGTAAAAGTTTTTCATAGTTATTTAGTAATTGGGGTTAGACAAACGGTTGATTGATACCGTTTTACTATTGACAACAAAAATATATATTTTTTTGCATAGAATCACTATGCTGAGGATGAATAATATATTGATTATCAAATGGTTATAAATAACCATTACTTATCAATACATAGTACTAAAAAAACAAGTAAACCACCTTCTTTCAACCCTATAATTACGATCTCTTTAAAAGCTATACAGCAATTTCTTTCTTATTCTGAATAACTTTTGACACCAATCAATTTTCGTACTGTTTCAGTTAATTTTCGCAGTTTATTTGGAAAATTTTGTGAGCAAATTTTTATCTGTATGATTAAATAATGCAGGCCAAGGGAATAGCTGACACAAAGAGAAGTACATAGATATGATACGTTTTATGGTCTTCCTTAGGAGATTTGTAAAGAAGTACCCGTATCGCAACAGTCCAGTGAACACCCATTTGAATGATGAAAATAATAAGGTCGGTCTGTTCTGTAAAAATATCCCGCAGAGAATCTACCGTAAGCATGATACATAAAAATAGGAGGGGTAAAAAAAACAAATACTCAATACTAAGCAGTATCCTGGCTTTATGATCACCAACAACAAGGGGAAGGGTTTTACGACCTGCCTGACGATCCCCTTCTATATCCCGAAGATCCTGGATAGGAAGTGCCAATCCGGCCCAGGCACTCATTAAAAAAAAATAATACTGAAGGTTAGTCGTGATTGAAGATTCGGGGGATAGTGCAATATGCCACTGTACATTAAACAGAATAAAAGTTCCTAGGGTCATTCCCACAAGGTTTTTTGTTGCCCAATGTTTACTTCCTCCCCATAGATTAAGGTAATAAGAAACCGCAATCCAGGCAACGGAAAACCAGAAGATACCTAGAACAAAACCATACAGCGCATAGATACTGTTATAGATATAAAATCTACTGTAAGTTGCCTTGATTGTGACCAAACCTGTCACAAGTGGACGGTAAGGTTTATTGATCCTATCTTCCTCGATTCCGTCCAGTTGATTGCCGATAGTGAATGTATATATATAGAGGACTGCATAGGAAA from Chryseobacterium wanjuense includes these protein-coding regions:
- a CDS encoding UbiA family prenyltransferase yields the protein MPLITSSNPALTVFRAVIRELHITWEFINNDIWDTILPSLMIFFTGWIYQGRSWSELPLHFVISLSYAVLYIYTFTIGNQLDGIEEDRINKPYRPLVTGLVTIKATYSRFYIYNSIYALYGFVLGIFWFSVAWIAVSYYLNLWGGSKHWATKNLVGMTLGTFILFNVQWHIALSPESSITTNLQYYFFLMSAWAGLALPIQDLRDIEGDRQAGRKTLPLVVGDHKARILLSIEYLFFLPLLFLCIMLTVDSLRDIFTEQTDLIIFIIQMGVHWTVAIRVLLYKSPKEDHKTYHIYVLLFVSAIPLACII
- a CDS encoding RteC domain-containing protein; its protein translation is MKNFYRTIRTKIKEAEEKLSLSVETVVEDSRNMVILLNEQLQLLKADVQKNGFENDHDEIEFFREIKPSVCSKLLFYNKLFRIETGRPSELGSVSRKYFKEKLTKAENNYMGALSDSEFYRYYRSGRRNKDTIYFMRGQIDWEQGLSNRVFEIDIHFSTYYDYEVARILAFDLLYEYLYYRIETFRNSTEATSIRNPNNNKIQWTESKNALIELIYALHISRSVGHGKLGIRQIATLFQRMFDVQFGDIHHAFHRMKYRSGPTYLDRLKADLDSYISEHL